The uncultured Eubacteriales bacterium region CAACACCGTAACGCAGCTGGCGGTCTGTGCCCTCCAGGAGGTGCTCGGAAACCTCCAGCCGCGGGATCTTGATGACGCCGAGCGCCACATAGGCGTCGGGGACGGCGTCGCTCTCCTCGTCGCCGGGGAGCTGGGCCATGTCTTCCTCTGCTTGGGGCGGCGCGGTCTCGGCGTTGATGAGGTGAGCGCGTTTGTCTGCGCCGTCGAGAACGATGGGCGCCGGATCCGGCAGGTCGGCGGGAAGGGCGAGGGCGGCGCGCCAGGGGTACCGGCTCAGCTCCAGTACAGCGGCAATCAGGAGGAGCAGCAAGCCGCAGGCAATCAGCGATACGGCCACCCTTCTTCTTGTAAAACATCTCTTTTTCATATGAAACCTCTGATTGAAGAAAATTTACATAAATAGTAGCATAGAGCGATTTTCTTTTCAATCTTCTTATATTGAGCCCCCTAATGAAGTGCCCTCGCGCATTACCCTCTTTCCCCTGCGGGAGCGCCCTTTGGCAGGTGGCGACTCCATGCGATACACAGTATAAAAAATACCTAGATAAAGGAATGAATGCACATGAAACGACAAACCAGATCGAAAGTCCTCGCACTATTAATGGCTCTCCTGCTCGCGTTCCAACTTCTGCCCATGGGGGTGGCCTCGGCGGCGGGGACCGACATCAACTCCGACTGGGTGACCATCCATGATAGAACCGGCAACCCGCACAATTATGATATTGAAGCGGATGCTGGTGGACCTCTGGTCTCCATCGTTACAATCAAGGATGCAAGCGGCCAAGTAGTCGATCCGACGACCGAGGATGCCACCGGGAACCTGACCTATTCCGGCATTCCCGCCGGTTACAAACTCGAGCTCCAAATCGGACTCAGCCTGAAGGACCGCGGCCTGCCGGTCGGCGGCGAGACGGTCGCCTACGAAAAGGGCGACTTCTTCTACATTGACTTGCCGATGGGCATTAACTTCATGCCCAATGCCGCCACCAACCCGATCAACACCTGGGGCGAATGGGAGGTGGATGGCAATCGAATCAAAGTCACCATAACGAAGGAACTTGAGGACACCGACTATGACCTCTGGGGCAAAATCAACCTCAATGGCGTATTTGCCCCCCGTGAAAAGGACGACGGGGCAGACAGCGGTACCATTCATTTCGGCGACCAGACCATTACGTTTGAGCGCGAACCCTATGTCCCCCCGGTAATTCCTGCAGCGAAAGCCACCCTCAAGAAAAACGGCGTCTATGACGCATCCAAAAACGTCATACACTGGTCGGTAGACATCGAAGCACCCAAGGATGGCACGCTGAAAGGCGCGACTTTTACCGACACGATTCAGGGGACGAACCATGAATATGTGCCCGACACCTTCGCGGTGTATCTCAACGGTAGCTCCGATAAAGTTGCCGGCGCGGTCCCCACGCCTGATGCGAATGGTCACTGGACCTACAACTTTAACGGCCCGGACGACATTACCAGCGCCAAGATTACCTATTCCACCACGCCGAAGGCAGACACCGTCTGGACCGCAGAGAATGTGTTTACCAACGTGGCCAGCCTCGCGAAGGAAGGCGATCCTTTTGCCGACCCGTTCACAGGCGAGGTCACCGTCCCCTGCCTCTTTTCCAAGGAGGGCTCCCCCGCCTCCACTGCCGAAGACCCCTCAAGGATGAAGTGGGTAGTCACGGTAACCATACCCTCCGTTGGCTCTCCCGAGGTAACCCTCCTTGACGCGACCATCACGGACACCATGGACTCCCGCCTGGTGCGGCTGGACGATCCCGCTCCCGCAGTGAAGATCGATGGGGCAGTCTACACGGGTGGGACCCTGTCGGAAGTTAACCCAGCCGCAAACACGTTCACCTATATTTTCCCTGACGGCACTATTACAACCGGCAAAAAAATTGAGATGACCTACTACACCAGCGTAAAGGCTGTAGATTGGGAGGCCGCGCTGAACAGCAACGGGCAGATCACGCTCAACAACGTGGCCGGCTTTACCTGGACTCTCCCCAGCGGCGACGGGGTGGGCAACCCAGTCAATATCAGTGCAAACGTGAATAAATACCTGGCCGCTGGCGGCCTGCTGAACAAGACGGTGGACGGCACGAAGAAGAGCGTCGACGTCGTGTACGACAGCGCTGTGACTGACAAGAACGACTATATCCACTGGACGGTTACTGTCAACGCAAACCGCATTACCATGACCAACGCGGTGCTTAGTGATATCGTCCCGGTTGGGCAAAGGCTGCTAATCGACGACGCTACTCATAAAATGACCGTGAAGAAGAGCGGCTTAAAAGACGCAGGGTGGGCAGACAAGACTTATACCGATTACACGGGAGATTCCAGCCTAACCCTCACGGGAACAAGCCCGAACTACACCGGCTTTACCTATTCCTTTGGCTCTTCTACTCCCATCCGCGACACGTACACTTTTGACTTCTATACCCAGATCACGGACGTAAACCCTGCCGCTCACGATGACGCCACGGGCAAGGATCGGCTCTATATCGACTCCCCCGCCACATATCGGAATGATTCCGAATTGACCTACACGGAACTTCCCGCAGGCGTTTTAAAGCAGACCTCCTCCGCAGAAAAGAAGTTCACCACAGATATGCTAAAAAAGAGTAACAGCGGCTATAAGTACGACAGCAACACTGTCGAGTGGACCATCACCGTCAACGCCAGCAATCTACCCATGACCAGCGCGGTTATTACGGACACCCTGCCTTCAGGCATGGTCCTCACGGAAGGCGACAGCACCGCTTCTTTCGCGGTCTCGGTGAACGGAACCCCGGCGACAGACGTAGACAGCGTAATCACCTTCACTAAGACCGTACCGACCGGAGAAGGCCAGGCTACCACATTTACG contains the following coding sequences:
- a CDS encoding exported hypothetical protein (Evidence 5 : No homology to any previously reported sequences) encodes the protein MKKRCFTRRRVAVSLIACGLLLLLIAAVLELSRYPWRAALALPADLPDPAPIVLDGADKRAHLINAETAPPQAEEDMAQLPGDEESDAVPDAYVALGVIKIPRLEVSEHLLEGTDRQLRYGVGHLTGTAAVGAVGNAALAAHRNLSFRYLDLLRSGDDVILTVGKDTFTYEVYDSFEVEPDELWVLNAVEGETHTLTLITCTPYLVSSHRLIVRARLVDVKR
- a CDS encoding hypothetical protein (Evidence 5 : No homology to any previously reported sequences) translates to MSPLMKCPRALPSFPCGSALWQVATPCDTQYKKYLDKGMNAHETTNQIESPRTINGSPARVPTSAHGGGLGGGDRHQLRLGDHP